In Phaseolus vulgaris cultivar G19833 chromosome 7, P. vulgaris v2.0, whole genome shotgun sequence, the genomic stretch TATGCATTTACCttcatttataatataatatagaataaaaaGTATATGTATTTGATAATATATGATTCATTTCAAATGTAAGTATTACATGGTTAAATATAGATAccaaatctaaaaataaataaatcaaagaaTCTGTGTAATACCTGCAAGCTAAATGCTATGAAAAGCATTGGTACAGAGATAAACAAGACTTGCCAAGTAATGGCTGCTATAACTGCAAGATTTGAATAAGAAGTTGCAGTAGCTCCAACAGCAAAAATAAGGCCAAATGGGACATCGAGATCCACAGTGCTTAGATCCGAGGAGACCTGAACAAGGAGATAAagttaacaatattaacattttCATTGCATTTCACagtaaaggaagaaaaaaaaaactatttgatAAGCTTACCCTACTAAGAATTCTTCCCAAAGGTGTGGAGTCATAAAAGGACATAGGTGCATGAAAAAGGGAGTCTAGTAGCTGTAAAAATAAAGATTTTGATGTTCGAATACTCATAGCAACTACAACAAGACTTCTGATGAACAAGAAACATGCAGAAATAAAACCAATCAACAAGTACACGGCAATCAATTGCAATGTGCTGACATAAGGGTTGTCAACACTGGAAGCCATCCATAAGTTCTGAAATATCTGGCCAACTGTAAAAATAAGGTGAGAAATAGAAGCCACAGTGAAGTATATATATCCTTTGTTCTGAGTCAGATACTGCAAGTGAGGTTTGAACCCTTTGTTTCCTTTCTccctctcttctttctttatTAATTGGTTGCCTTGTGATGTTTCACACTGGTTCTCCATGTGTATTTTACTAATCTCTGTAACAGTATTTGAATGTCTATTAGAAGAAGTGACATCAACTAGTTTGTCAGAACCAGCGGTCTCCTTGTGAGCATTAACAAGGTCCTGAAATTCTTGGCTTGAGCTCAGCAGATGATGATAAGGAGCAGCTTGTATGATTTCCCCATTGGACATCAACTGTAAGTAATCATCTTGTCATCATTCAAAACTttgaagaaacaaaaaataaaacttctGAAACAACAAATCTAAAGTGATTAATTAgaaggaaaaaaatgaaaaagacatgATCAAGGTCTTTTAAGATTAAGAAATTTACCAAAACAGAATCAAAGGCAGGAAGAAAATCAACTTGATGAGTCACAAGTAAGACTGTCTTCCCTGAAAGTCCTTCCATGATGTAATCCTGTGAAGTTTCAAAACCATCTATCAATAAAAAGCAAACATAAATAAAGTATCTCAAGAAATGGTGTTTTTTTCCATTACATTGAACAAATTTGTAGCAGTGTGTGCATCAACAGCACTGCATGGATCATCCAAGAGATAAATATCAGCATTCTGATAAAGAGCGCGAGCAAGTTGAATTCGCTGCTTCTGACCTCCACTCAGGTTGACCCCTCTCTCCCCTATTTCAGTGAGATCACCGTTTGGAAACAACTCAAGGTCCTTCATCAGTGAAGACCTATGAAGTGTTTCTTGATATTTTTCAGCATCCATGGCTGCTCCAAACAGTATATTCTCACGTATTGTACCTGTTTGTATCCATGCTGTTTGAGAAACATAAGCAAATTTCCCATGTACTTCAATCTGTAATTCGAAAAAGAAAATCAGATATCTAACAGTACAATAATACCATTTATACTGAAGTGGAGATAGGAATAAAATGTCCTTAAATGTTATTTGCTAAAAACCATTTAAGCTATCACAAGTTATTGCAGTGTTTTCTATAAGCATACAAGAGGTTAAAACTTACAGTTCCACGAGTAATAGGAACTTCTCTGAGAATTGCTGCTAAAAGGGTTGATTTTCCTGAGCCAACTTCTCCACAGATTGCTACTTTTTTCCCTGGTCTAACCTCCAAATTTATGTTTCTCAGTGTTGATTTTGACATGTTATCTTCCCATGAAAAGTTAGCCGAATTGATCAAAATTGAGCCCCTCGTATTGTCACTAAAACCTCTCCTAGCATTATCACTTTGCAGTTCAGGTGCCTCAAGAAATTTTATAATCCTTGCAAATGCAACTTTTGCTTGAATGACCACTCCAATTACATCAGGAATTGTTCTAATAGGATCTTGAACAAGGCGTAAAGTTGCTACAAAAGTGAAAACATTATTTGCATGCAAAGGAACATTAAGCAAGTAACATGCCCCAAAGGAAGCAGCAGAGACCAAAACAGGTGAGGCCCAAAAGAGAAAGTTGCTATATGACCTTCTTAATTGCACCACAGACAACCTTTCGAGTTCCACATCCCTCAACTTTTCAATtgcatttctaaaattggtttcccACGCATATAACTTCAAAACCTTCATGTTCACAAGAGCCTCGGAAGTGGTCTTCAATCTCTCATCTTGTGCCACCATAAGTTTTCTCTGAAACTTATGCTGCAACTTAGCAAGTGGAGTATTGCAGAGCACAGTTAGAACTATCACCGCCAATGAAGCAAATGTTGCCAGCCCAACAGCACGGAAAAGCACAACCAATGCAATACATAGTTGGACGCTTGTTGTCCACGTCTGGTGAAACCAATAGGGAAACTCTCCAATTCTATTAGCATCCACATTCACATAGTTCATTATCTCACCACCAGAGTGCGTCAATCTTGCAGCATTGGACAACCTTAGTTGCTTTTTATAAATTGCTGCAATGAGCAATGATCTAACTTTAATACCAATGAGTCTAGTGCGGAAGTACCACTGCCTTTGTGATAAGGATTCTATGATCTTTGTGAAGACCAGTGATATGGCCAACACATAGCCTTCATATTTGAAACTCGCATGACCCTCAGCAACCAATATAAAAGAATTCAAAAGCAAAGGGCCAGAAGAGAGAGTGATTACCTTTAGCAAAGCAAATAATCCTGATATCAAAATCTCCTTCCAGTAGCACATAATTATTGTCGTCAAAACTGATGGCTGTGATGACGGTTCTTTCTGTTTCTGTCTGTTCAATTGGTCTAGAAACAGAAAATAACAACTTTCTGCTTGATCTGCTTCGCTCAACTTTGGAATATCCTCTTCCTGAAGTGTTTTCTCCTTACCCCTTTTCATCAATGGATTCATCCACCAAAATGTCATCCTACTGAAAAGTCCAGCTTTTGAAAATAGTGTGTCATAACTAACAGAGTCAACTTTAATGGTCTCTTCTTTTAAAGGGGTATATAGACTTCCATTATATTCTCTCTCAGTGTCTCTGTACTTAGATTCCTTGTAAATGCATAATAGCAAAAAAATTATCCCTGGAAAAGATAAAACATCTAGAACTACTTTCAGGGATAGTTTTCTGctattaattgaataaaacaagGATAAAACACAGAGAATGCCGGAAACCAAGAAGATTACAATAGAAAACATAAATAACCATGCTCTTGGAAGTTGTTTCAGCCGAAGACTTATTGTAAAAGCCACCAGCAACCATGTGAATCCCTGAATGAATTCTAGCATCCACCAATGAAGAGGAAAAGCATTTTGTGTTTTCCTCAGATTCTCCTCTAAAAGCCAAATGCCTGAGCACAAATGTATCAGCCCCAGAGAGCCATTGGCTAAGGCAGACACTAGCTGCAATTTGGAATAATTGTGCACTCTGATTAGACCCTGGGATGGTTTCTCTGATGACTTCTTGAGCATTGTAAATAAGATCATGATCAACAACAACACATCAATGCAAATGAATAGCAAATGGTTGATACACGAGGATGGATCTTTCAGAAACTCAAACTCATAAATGCATGGATTCCCTCCTGGCTCTGAAGAACCAGATTCCCCACAAAACATGCTGCAAAACTTCTCCATTTTATTTGCCTTCTAGTTGCTGCTCAAAGCCTCACTCTCCTTGTTCTGTAACATCAAcaggcaaaaaaaaaaacagaaaaaggagATCATCAACAAGTTTTTGTGACTAAAACACACTCGAAAAACCACGAAAATGTAAGCCTGTAAAGGGTTTAATCATAGCATGTTTTGGGTTTGCTTAGCTGAATACCCCTTTCTTTTCAAACTATTATGAGTAcgaaataatataattaatttggaAAAGCACATTTGCATATGCAGGTAAGAGTAGAGATCAACTTCAACGACGAGAGGTATATATGATTATGGCATGCAGAGCTCACACTGAAAGGGCAACGCGTGTTTACAGGAACACTAACTTGTGAGATGG encodes the following:
- the LOC137828284 gene encoding ABC transporter C family member 10-like gives rise to the protein MEKFCSMFCGESGSSEPGGNPCIYEFEFLKDPSSCINHLLFICIDVLLLIMILFTMLKKSSEKPSQGLIRVHNYSKLQLVSALANGSLGLIHLCSGIWLLEENLRKTQNAFPLHWWMLEFIQGFTWLLVAFTISLRLKQLPRAWLFMFSIVIFLVSGILCVLSLFYSINSRKLSLKVVLDVLSFPGIIFLLLCIYKESKYRDTEREYNGSLYTPLKEETIKVDSVSYDTLFSKAGLFSRMTFWWMNPLMKRGKEKTLQEEDIPKLSEADQAESCYFLFLDQLNRQKQKEPSSQPSVLTTIIMCYWKEILISGLFALLKVITLSSGPLLLNSFILVAEGHASFKYEGYVLAISLVFTKIIESLSQRQWYFRTRLIGIKVRSLLIAAIYKKQLRLSNAARLTHSGGEIMNYVNVDANRIGEFPYWFHQTWTTSVQLCIALVVLFRAVGLATFASLAVIVLTVLCNTPLAKLQHKFQRKLMVAQDERLKTTSEALVNMKVLKLYAWETNFRNAIEKLRDVELERLSVVQLRRSYSNFLFWASPVLVSAASFGACYLLNVPLHANNVFTFVATLRLVQDPIRTIPDVIGVVIQAKVAFARIIKFLEAPELQSDNARRGFSDNTRGSILINSANFSWEDNMSKSTLRNINLEVRPGKKVAICGEVGSGKSTLLAAILREVPITRGTIEVHGKFAYVSQTAWIQTGTIRENILFGAAMDAEKYQETLHRSSLMKDLELFPNGDLTEIGERGVNLSGGQKQRIQLARALYQNADIYLLDDPCSAVDAHTATNLFNDYIMEGLSGKTVLLVTHQVDFLPAFDSVLLMSNGEIIQAAPYHHLLSSSQEFQDLVNAHKETAGSDKLVDVTSSNRHSNTVTEISKIHMENQCETSQGNQLIKKEEREKGNKGFKPHLQYLTQNKGYIYFTVASISHLIFTVGQIFQNLWMASSVDNPYVSTLQLIAVYLLIGFISACFLFIRSLVVVAMSIRTSKSLFLQLLDSLFHAPMSFYDSTPLGRILSRVSSDLSTVDLDVPFGLIFAVGATATSYSNLAVIAAITWQVLFISVPMLFIAFSLQRYYYATAKELMRMNGTTKSFVANHLAESIAGVVTIRAFEEEDRFFAKNLDLIDVNASPYFHTYAANEWLMLRLETISAVVFASAALCMVVLPPGTFNSGFIGMALSYGLSLNSSLVFSIQNQCTLANQIISVERLNQYMHIPSEAPEVIEGNRPPTNWPAEGKVEFHDLKIRYQPDSPLVLRGITCTFEGGHKIGVVGRTGSGKSTLIGALFRLVEPAGGKIVVDGIDISSIGLHDLRSRFGIIPQDPTLFNGTLRYNLDPLSHHSDQEIWEVLGKCQLREVVEEKEEGLDSSVVEAGANWSMGQRQLFCLGRALLRRSRILVLDEATASIDNATDLILQKTIKGEFADCTVITVAHRIPTVMDCTKVVAIHEGELVEYDEPMKLMKREESLFGQLVKEYWSHLQSAESH